From the genome of Macrobrachium nipponense isolate FS-2020 chromosome 43, ASM1510439v2, whole genome shotgun sequence, one region includes:
- the LOC135213687 gene encoding tubulin beta-1 chain-like, protein MREIVHIQTGQCGNQIGTKFWEIISDEHGIEPTGEYTGTDKDLQDLQLERINVYYNEGNQGKYVPRCILVDLEPGTMDSVRAGPLGSLFRPDSFVFGQSGAGNNWAKGHYTEGAELVDSVLDVVRKDAEKCDCLQGFQLTHSLGGGTGSGMGTLLVSKVREEFPDRIMNTFSVVPSPKVSDTVVEPYNATLSIHQLVENTDETYCIDNEALYDICFRTLKLQNPTYGDLNHLVSLTMSGVTTCLRFPGQLNADLRKLAVNMVPFPRLHFFMPGFAPLTARGAQQYRALTVPELSQQMFDAKNMMAACDPRHGRYLTVAAIFRGRMSMKEVDEQMFNIQNKNSSFFVEWIPNNVKTAVCDIPPRGIKMASTFIGNSTAIQELFKRVGEQFTAMFRRKAFLHWYTGEGMDEMEFTEAESNMNDLVSEYQQYQEATADDEAEFEEEGEVEGEYA, encoded by the exons ATGCGCGAAATCGTCCACATACAGACTGGTCAGTGCGGCAACCAGATCGGGACTAAA TTCTGGGAAATTATCAGTGATGAGCATGGTATCGAGCCAACTGGAGAGTACACTGGAACTGACAAAGATCTTCAGGATCTCCAGCTGGAGAGAATCAATGTGTACTACAATGAAGGCAACCAGGGAAAATACGTCCCCAGATGCATATTGGTGGACTTGGAGCCTGGCACAATGGATTCCGTAAGAGCTGGACCTCTAGGATCTCTCTTCAGACCAGATAGCTTTGTTTTTG GTCAGAGTGGAGCTGGTAATAACTGGGCCAAAGGTCACTATACTGAAGGTGCCGAGCTCGTAGACAGTGTTCTTGACGTAGTGCGTAAGGATGCTGAGAAGTGTGACTGTTTACAAGGCTTCCAGTTGACGCATTCCCTTGGTGGTGGCACTGGGTCTGGCATGGGGACTTTGCTGGTATCCAAAGTGCGTGAAGAATTTCCTGACCGTATTATGAACACCTTCTCTGTTGTGCCATCCCCAAAG GTATCTGATACTGTTGTGGAACCTTACAACGCCACCCTGTCCATTCACCAGCTTGTTGAAAATACTGATGAAACTTACTGTATTGACAACGAGGCCCTTTATGACATATGCTTCCGAACACTGAAACTGCAGAATCCAACTTATGGAGACTTGAATCATCTGGTTTCTCTTACAATGTCTGGTGTTACCACTTGCTTGAGGTTCCCTGGCCAGTTGAATGCTGATCTCAGAAAACTGGCTGTAAACATGGTACCCTTCCCCCGACTCCATTTCTTCATGCCAGGATTTGCTCCTCTAACTGCCCGTGGGGCACAGCAGTACCGGGCTTTAACTGTACCTGAACTTAGCCAACAGATGTTTGATGCCAAGAACATGATGGCTGCCTGTGACCCAAGGCATGGCAGATATCTCACTGTTGCTGCCATTTTCCGTGGTAGGATGTCTATGAAAGAAGTGGATGAGCAGATGttcaacattcaaaataaaaattcttcattcttTGTGGAATGGATTCCCAATAATGTCAAGACTGCTGTGTGTGATATTCCACCACGTGGAATCAAGATGGCTTCCACGTTCATTGGAAATTCCACTGCTATCCAAGAACTCTTCAAGAGAGTTGGGGAACAATTCACTGCTATGTTCCGCAGGAAAGCTTTCTTGCATTGGTACACTGGGGAAGGTATGGATGAGATGGAATTCACTGAAGCAGAGTCCAACATGAATGATTTGGTGTCAGAATACCAACAGTACCAAGAAGCTACAGCTGATGACGAAGCTGAATTTGAAGAGGAGGGAGAAGTAGAAGGAGAATATGCATAA